Proteins from one Thermobifida alba genomic window:
- the dnaA gene encoding chromosomal replication initiator protein DnaA: MSEGQINLAMVWSSVLENLDNNSLPPQQRAWLPQTRPLGLIEDTALLAAPNEFAKEILETRLRPAISQALSAELGREIRVAVTVDPTAVPPSAPADPTPGTGSPESQPPGPEQLPPPGWDSRPRDDAARRPSWPQQPPLLPDPPHSPQFDQTGPQGSLPGRQPTPPHGQDLLASGWHDSPADHGRPTPPPPVPEAEPDPRYRSWDHSAHWDPPNRWETPRPWENVRHPDPGNRPQDAGAEHGVPVPDQPPVAPPPGAPDPGDGSSASKPGGPGQLNPKYTFDTFVIGSSNRFAHAAAVAVAEAPAKAYNPLFVYGGSGLGKTHLLHAIGHYTQRLYDGARVRYVSSEEFTNEFINSIRDGKADGFRRRYRDIDVLLVDDIQFLENKEQTQEEFFHTFNTLHNSNKQIVISSDRPPKQLVTLEDRLRNRFEWGLITDVQPPELETRIAILRKKAAQEGLAAPPEVLEFIASKISTNIRELEGALIRVTAFASLNRQSVDLHLTGIVLRDLIPSDEVPEITAAEIMAQTASYFGLTPEDLCGTSRSRVLVTARQIAMYLCRELTDLSLPKIGQQFGRDHTTVMHADRKIRSLMAERRSIYNQVTELTNRIKQQSHNI, from the coding sequence GTGTCTGAGGGACAGATCAACCTCGCGATGGTGTGGTCGAGCGTGCTGGAGAACCTCGACAACAACAGCCTTCCCCCCCAGCAACGGGCCTGGCTGCCGCAGACCAGGCCGCTGGGACTCATCGAGGACACCGCACTGCTCGCCGCCCCCAACGAGTTCGCCAAGGAAATCCTGGAGACCCGGCTGCGGCCGGCCATCAGTCAGGCGCTCTCGGCCGAGCTGGGCCGGGAGATCCGGGTCGCTGTCACCGTGGACCCCACCGCGGTGCCGCCGTCCGCGCCCGCCGATCCGACACCGGGCACCGGCTCCCCGGAGAGTCAGCCCCCCGGTCCCGAGCAGCTGCCGCCTCCCGGCTGGGACAGCCGCCCCCGCGACGACGCGGCCCGCCGTCCCTCCTGGCCGCAGCAGCCTCCGCTGCTGCCCGACCCGCCGCACTCTCCCCAGTTCGACCAGACCGGCCCCCAGGGCTCGCTCCCCGGACGCCAGCCCACCCCTCCCCACGGCCAGGACCTGCTCGCCTCGGGGTGGCACGACTCCCCGGCCGACCACGGCCGCCCCACCCCGCCCCCGCCGGTCCCCGAGGCCGAGCCCGACCCCCGCTACCGGAGCTGGGACCACTCCGCCCACTGGGATCCCCCCAACCGCTGGGAGACCCCGCGCCCCTGGGAGAACGTCCGCCACCCGGACCCCGGAAACCGTCCGCAGGACGCCGGGGCGGAGCACGGCGTCCCCGTCCCGGACCAGCCTCCCGTGGCCCCTCCGCCGGGCGCCCCCGACCCGGGGGACGGGTCCTCGGCCAGCAAACCGGGCGGCCCCGGGCAGCTGAACCCCAAGTACACCTTCGACACCTTCGTCATCGGCTCCAGCAACCGCTTCGCGCACGCCGCTGCGGTCGCGGTGGCCGAGGCGCCGGCGAAGGCGTACAACCCCCTGTTCGTCTACGGCGGCTCCGGACTGGGCAAGACCCACCTGCTGCACGCGATCGGCCACTACACCCAGCGGCTCTACGACGGCGCGCGGGTCCGCTACGTCAGTTCCGAGGAGTTCACCAACGAGTTCATCAACTCCATCCGGGACGGCAAGGCCGACGGGTTCCGCCGCCGCTACCGGGACATCGACGTGCTGCTGGTCGACGACATCCAGTTCCTGGAGAACAAGGAGCAGACGCAGGAGGAGTTCTTCCACACCTTCAACACCCTGCACAACTCCAACAAGCAGATCGTCATCTCCTCGGACCGGCCCCCCAAGCAGCTCGTCACCCTGGAGGACCGGCTGCGCAACCGGTTCGAGTGGGGGCTGATCACCGACGTCCAGCCGCCCGAGCTGGAGACGCGGATCGCGATCCTGCGCAAGAAGGCGGCCCAGGAGGGGCTGGCCGCGCCTCCGGAGGTCCTGGAGTTCATCGCCAGCAAGATCTCCACCAACATCCGGGAGCTGGAGGGCGCCCTGATCAGGGTCACCGCGTTCGCCAGCCTGAACCGGCAGTCGGTCGACCTGCACCTGACCGGCATCGTGCTGCGGGACCTGATCCCCAGCGACGAGGTCCCCGAGATCACTGCAGCGGAGATCATGGCGCAGACCGCCTCGTACTTCGGTCTGACCCCCGAGGACCTGTGCGGCACCTCCCGCTCGCGGGTCCTGGTCACCGCGCGGCAGATCGCGATGTACCTGTGCCGGGAGCTCACCGACCTGTCGCTGCCCAAGATCGGTCAGCAGTTCGGCCGGGACCACACCACGGTGATGCACGCCGACCGCAAGATCCGCTCCCTGATGGCGGAGCGCCGTTCGATCTACAACCAGGTCACCGAACTCACCAACCGCATCAAGCAGCAGTCCCACAACATCTGA